The Aricia agestis chromosome 3, ilAriAges1.1, whole genome shotgun sequence genome includes the window atatggAATATGATGTTATTGAGAAGTAACGTTAGTATTCAgatatatttacttatataattaaaaacacgtcataataattataatattttattacattataaaaaatccaaaaCAGCCCTCACCGAGCGGCGAGCTTCCGCGCcgcactatataatattaactatcgATGACGCCGCCAAACGCAACATATACGGTTCACTTGAGTTTAACAAAATTCGCCAATTTAACTGGGCAATAAGCCGTACTTTTGCTGACCACTTTGGGGATGATTCACAATTCCCATAATAGCGAGACGGCACTACGCGACACTGCACGGCAACCACGCGCCGGGCACTTTACGTTCCATAGAACTGACTTTTGAAATacgtcaattttattttgtcgCGTCTCGTCGCTGCGGCGTAGTGTCGCGTAGTACGGTCTTACTTCGATTCTGATTCGAAAACATGCCTCAATTGCCTCAATATTATTGGCTAACGCTAGgcgcggtttttttttaatttcgaatAATTGTGAATCACAACAtaagggccaattcacaccggatcggaagcggccggcagcggcgcgaagaggcccggcgaggccggcagaggcggctcgcgtcgccgcggCCGCCGCTTGTGGACGCTCGTGGCCACTTGTGGACGCTCGCGGCCGCAGGCGGTCGCGCGCTACCTTCagagcgccgcacagtggatcgaaaacggagtttcatagacataggaacttgaatttccagatgtcatttttttgggctgaaatatgttttcctagttgttattgttattacataatagaaagtaaaaagactcatctacttatttttgttaagaaattttagtatggagccgacatgaaaaatgagcataatatctctggaatcgcatggttggccgttatatcctcacacactattatagtactaattattactcacattttggcatattttgtattacggcaccatttgtacttcattttggttaattaaaaactgtccattggtactttattttggttaaattaaaacttaattcaaatagaaagaaaaaagaaattattatagtgatataatgtatcaaccctctctttttccagtgtccccagtaacaatttaaaacttccaagttccaactgaattaaattaaattgtctggaactacttgacatattctattgtttttttgttaaatgatccgtgttctttactttcataaaaaaaatgtaactccCTTATGATATATACacgtagctgcgtctttttacattttattatgtaataactaggagaccatatttcagcccaaaaaaatgacatctggaaattcaagttcttatgtctatgatactcgattttcgatccactgtgcaccgcgcgtccgtcggcggaaaatgctcgcggcacctcgcgacgcctcgaggcgcctcgcgacgacgcgcgcggtcgcgggaagccgcgagcactttccgccgacggtcgcgcggccgcccgcggcgcctcgagcccttttgaagttttcaagcgatactagtagttataagtatgtaaataaagtttaaaattatttcacactaaaagtgctcttcgcgccgctgccgatccggtgtgaattgggcctaaGAGGTCCATTAGAACTTTCTTTACAATAATTGaaattaaggacgctatcacaaaaattatgacaaattttggcaggtcagtacgaatattgacgttaaggacattaaaataacattcaatatcagcgcgccttgtacagtggcggttacgacgctcgccgctttcttgatagggcgaaaatgtatgaagaaatttgagagcgtttcttatttttcttataaatggaaatgttatttatttttatataaaatatttagctattcgtataggcACAGactatatattagtagtaccaagtataggggactaaataagcaacaatttttttgtatatttattttccttagttcagtgtattagctataatggtacctaatcaaaccccattttttaatattttgcgattattgtgatggttaaaacgtatttatgtgaaaattttgtatgcggctataacatttttatagtatagacgtggagatgaatatattatctttcatttgaaaccaaaatatcctcgcagtgtgactcctaatgagggattttcatttatattttttaattttaattttaacaatcttaactagatggcgtaaggatagacacttctagattttctattggttcctcaccgatctgaaattatctgcaggttggcatcactaactacatatgggttgtgtttacaaaaaatatcagtgtactgtcaagtgtgacataaatcaaaatatcttaaacctaaacgatcattggcctaagcgattaggccagtacactggtaatagtttaggaacacactgacataataaaaacttgtcaaactgaaacttgacaactgaaagagttttggcgggcatgtcactttcaaacttcttctactttttattgttggtgtggtttttattatttttcccaaattgtggtttttgggtttttgatattcattattggtaaaatattagccattaaatatccgttatcttgcacaagtgcaggtaacatgttgtcaaaaccaaaatgtataattcctgtgacatttggtgtgaatatcggtaaatagggctatttcttccgtgaattttagctaaaacatcgttataataactttattatcctatacattggaatattattgcgtctttttcaagttgaaatgtatcaagttttacattcttttgcccagttttgtagcaattattgatggtattccctggtattaccgatagttgcctacccatacgccatctagttactaaaatggaaactgtttgacaatcaaattaaaaatataggaaaatccctcattctttaaaatggtacctgaaaatcgctgatatttgtgaaaaaatgtgatagcgtccttaaaaacaaaatttaataatttttcgttTGTTAATATTATCGTTTTGTGCATATGACTCGTTTAATACCAAAAACAGCGATTAATATTGTTAATCGATATAAtattgcaaaatatttaaaaaacaagaacatcaaaatataaattgagatTCGCCACTAACTTTTTCTTCTCAAAACTAAACAAGTCAAAAGCACAATTAAACAATTTTCACGTCGTAAGCCAACAGCGGTCGTAATATCGATTTGAAAATCACTTTCAATTTGAGTACCATACCACAATATACAGATTAagaataggatatattactgcaatgttttgacTGTAGAGTGCAGCACCAGCAGACAGTAAATAAAGAGTATTGTTCGACTGACAACACTTCTgttaatattctgatatgacgtgtgtaagatgtcggattatttactgtatgttctagtagcgccctctgctcctttgcgtaatattacACACATTTTTTATCGTTTCAACTTGAGaagtatattttaaagttttctaTCATACGGAACATGTAGAAAGgcacttaaataaatattaccaaCCACAGAGATAGattaagatagataccgcatgtcgctccaattgCATGAAAatgagcgtgtcacttttttccttcctactgtgacgtacggatgataagaaacgtgtccactatctaggccaacgtttctatttctacagctcaatacggcacttttaggcatttaggcattttttaaatttcgattggcgtccgattccgatagcagactaaagaacagactttcgaaagacggagcatgcgaagtacatacacatgcggtatctatcttgatctatgccTGTGTTACCAACGCAGCTCGCAATGTGGGTCAAGAATTACAAAGTCAATAAATAATTGAGGCATGGAATTTACAAATGGGCTAAGTGCCAAAAAaagcaaaatttaaattttacctTTCAAAGGATCTATGTTGTGCTGCCATTTCATGTCATAGGTGCAAAGTGCCTACaacattttattctaattttggTAATTTTTCATAGATGGCGTTGGGTATAAGTGCCAAAGATTTTTTCTTTACAAATGGGTCGCGCGTGTATTTGATCGTAGTAAATGTCAAAGTCAAAATAATCGTTTGGTGGTGATTTGTCAATGAATAAAAGTTTCTTTATTCATTgtgatttgtttgtttgttaaaatttatataatagaGACTAGAGAGTATTGtgaaaatgagtgattctagtaaaactaaaaataaaacattaataagaaaatctttgaaagaaAGAGGAAAGAGTTATGTTAGCAGGAAAGGAAAAGTCATGCCGCCAAAAAAACCACCTTCTATGCTGGTTAGTacattgtttttgtttcttaaAGTTGTTTAGTTTAATAATATCTTATCTTCGCTAATCAACTATCTTTGTTGCAGAAAATATGCAAATGTAAGAACCAATGCGATACAATAGACCATGACatgaaattaactttatttgacAAGTTCTACCGAGAAGGTTTAAAAACACAAAGAACATATTTGATGGGGCTGTTGCATCTGCATAACATTAAGCGACGCCGACATGGTAATTATGATGTACCATCTGAAAGTAGACGACAAgctactattttttattttatacctaaagGTGATGGCACATTAGTACCAGTTTGCAAAAAAACATTCATGGATGTTTTTGCGATTTCTAAAAAAGAAATAGAGACAATGATTCGTAAAAAGAAGCATGGCGATACATCATTTACTGACAAAAGGACTTCACaccaaacatcaaaatataCTGAATTAGATGTGCTGAGAATTAAAGATCACATTAATATGTTCCCCCGAGATGAGAGTCATTATACACGAGCAAAAAGCTCAAAAGAGTATCTTAGCCCTGATTTGAATATACATAGGTGTTTTAAATCCTTTAATGAAATGCACCCTGATAACCAAGTATCATATAAgttttacagaaaaatatttttgagagattttcctaatttaaagtTCAAGAGACCTAGGACTGATACTTGTAAAGTTTGTGATCGCTTGTCGGCAACagtgtgttctcaaaattcagGTAGTCGGTCTGCAAAAATTGCTTTAGAACTACATCACCGGAAAGCAGAAAAATCCCGTGAGCAAATGGGCATAGATAGGCAGCAGTCTCAACTACCAGGTAGTACTACTGTCACACTAGCCATAGATCTTCAGCAGGTGCTCTTCGTGCCCACTCTAACTCACTCAGAGATGTTTTACAAACGGCAGCTTAGCTGTTATAACCTATGCATCAATGTGGCTGATATTGGGAACTCTTTCATGTGTCTTTGGCATGAAGGAATCTGTAGCAGAGGAGGCAATGAAATAGCGTCATGCCTACtgacttttataaataaaggaaTAATTACAAAAAAGGACCATCTTATAATATGGTGCGATAACTGTGTCGgccaaaataaaaacagaatgaTGCTTTTCTTATTGATGTATTTAGTGGCAAATGGCCACTTTAAATCAATCGAACAGAAATTTTTAATAACAGGTCATAGTTTCCTACAGTGTGATAGAGACTTTGGAATcatagaaaaaagaaaaaaggttaTGAAAAGTTATGTACCTCAGGACctaaaaaaagtaatttctGGTGCAAAAAATACAGCAAAACCTTTCCAGGTGATTGATATGACAAGTGACTGTTTTTTTGACCTCCAAGCTGCTGCAGATGACATAATTGTGACTAAAAAACTGAATATCTCAACAGCATCTCGGTTGTTAGTAAGGGAAGATAAGCCAGGTGTAGTGCATGTAAAAGAAAATTTAGGAGACTTGGAACCATGGAAAGAAATAAATGTATTGAAAAGAGGGAAATCTATTTCAGACTTAAAAAATGTGGAGTTACGTCGACTTGTGGCTAAAAATACTATAAGCAGAGAAAAGAAGAAGGACTTAGAAAGTATGATTGAATACTTGCCAGAAAATTA containing:
- the LOC121725671 gene encoding uncharacterized protein LOC121725671 gives rise to the protein MSDSSKTKNKTLIRKSLKERGKSYVSRKGKVMPPKKPPSMLKICKCKNQCDTIDHDMKLTLFDKFYREGLKTQRTYLMGLLHLHNIKRRRHGNYDVPSESRRQATIFYFIPKGDGTLVPVCKKTFMDVFAISKKEIETMIRKKKHGDTSFTDKRTSHQTSKYTELDVLRIKDHINMFPRDESHYTRAKSSKEYLSPDLNIHRCFKSFNEMHPDNQVSYKFYRKIFLRDFPNLKFKRPRTDTCKVCDRLSATVCSQNSGSRSAKIALELHHRKAEKSREQMGIDRQQSQLPGSTTVTLAIDLQQVLFVPTLTHSEMFYKRQLSCYNLCINVADIGNSFMCLWHEGICSRGGNEIASCLLTFINKGIITKKDHLIIWCDNCVGQNKNRMMLFLLMYLVANGHFKSIEQKFLITGHSFLQCDRDFGIIEKRKKVMKSYVPQDLKKVISGAKNTAKPFQVIDMTSDCFFDLQAAADDIIVTKKLNISTASRLLVREDKPGVVHVKENLGDLEPWKEINVLKRGKSISDLKNVELRRLVAKNTISREKKKDLESMIEYLPENYQEFYRNLCNN